A region of the Leptospira inadai serovar Lyme str. 10 genome:
ATCCTTGGATTTGTATTCGATAAAGCATGCGTACGGCGAAAAATCGAACTCTTCCCTGCCGAGAGCTCGATTTCGAATCCTTCTACCTAACTCGGCCTCTTCGGTCTGACTCAGATAGAAATGGTCCAGCGCAAGTTGTCTTTCCATGATAGATTCATCGGCAAAAACCCGAAAGACATAACCGTCGATTTTTCGTAAAATTCGAAACTAAAGGCAAAAATCCTTCCCGAAGGCGCTCAATTCGAATTCAAAGATTGCTGTATAATGGTTCTATTTTTTCCGGAATGTTTCGCTTCATACAGGGCCTTATCGGCTCTTTCGATCAAATCTTTGTTATTTCGGTCCGAAATCCAAAATTCGGAAACACCGATAGAAAGAGTTACCTTAAAATCCGGCCCTCCGTTAGGATTCGGAATCGCAGAGGCCTCCACGGCTTTCCGAATCCGTTCTCCCATTTCGAAACCTCTTTTTAAATCGGCGCCGGGCATAACCAAACAGAATTCCTCTCCGCCGTACCGAGCGGCGATATCGTGTTTTCCCGCACTTTCAATCAATCGTTTGGCGACTGCGATTAAGACTTCGTCTCCGGCCTGGTGGCCATGAGTGTCGTTGAATTTTTTGAAGTTATCCACGTCCGTAAATAGGAGGGCCAAGCCGGTCCTTTTCTTACGACTTCGTTCCATTTCTTCCTTTAACTTTGTCTGAAAATAATGATGAACTTTCAAGCCGGTCATCATATCCACCGTAGCCAGTTCATACAATCGGGAATTTTCAACGGCAATTCCGGCTAATGTCGAAAGAGTCGTAAGAAACTCCCGATCTTCCTCCATCCATTCGCCGAGAGTGATTTTTTCGCCCAACAATAAGAGCCCGTTCACTTTTCCTTTAGCGTTAAGAGGAATGATCAAATCTCCCCCGATTTTCCTAAGAAACTGCAACTCGGGACTCAGACCCATAGCCTCTTCCACTTGATCCGGAGTCATCGCCTTCAATTTGGTTTCTAGGAAAGTAACCAAAGGCGCGTCCGTTTTAATGCGAAAGCTTACGTCATCTTCGTTTAAATCGAATCCTTTAAAACTCGGTTCCAGTTCGAAATAATTGGAATCGGCTTCCGGCGCTAGAAAAATCGCTGCGCTTAACGTTTGAAGTTGAGCGAGGCAGATATTTAAAATTGCATCTATAAGATACTTGTAATCGAGTGTAGAGTTAAGGGCCTTACTGATCTCGATTAATTGTTTTTGATCGTAGATCTTTTTCTCATAGTACTCGATCATTAGAGGATCGTTGTCTTTTCCGATCAAGTTGGATTCTCCCATTCCGTGTTTACAATGGTTACTATTTCGCTATGCCCATGTCGGCGAAGAATTTTCGACTGAAATGAAAGTCGACTTGCTCCAAGGTAGTAGCATCAAAAACGTTTCCTCGTGGAAATCAAACTCTTTTTAGTTTTTTCACTTGACTTTGGGCCCTGGCGAGTGAAACATGGTTTCAAGACACCGCGCGGTGGAGCAGCCGGTAGCTCGTTGGGCTCATAACCCAAAGGTCACAGGTTCGAATCCTGTCCGCGCTAGAGTGTCACGCCAATCCTTATATCCATAAAAGCAAACAATTGGACGCGCAAAACTTGCGTAATTCGACAATTTGTTTTAGTTTCTTTTTGAAATCCCTGTAAATCTAATTCGAAAGGATTAACCTTTACGACTTACCGAGTTCTTTTGATCTTTCCGTCGCTCGTTTAACCGCTGCAAGGATCGAATAAGCGAACTTGTTTTTTTCTAATTCTTCCAAACCGGCAATGGTTGTTCCGCCGGGAGAAGTTACCCGATTTTTCAATTCTTCCGGATGAAGGTCAGGATCCTTTCCTCTTTCTTCCATCAAGAGACTCGCAGCACCCAATACCGTATGAATGGATAACTCCAAGGACTGACTATAGGTTAGACCGGACGCGACTCCACCTTCCGCTAAACTTTGTATAAAACGAAAAACATAAGCAGGGCCGGATCCGGATAAACCCGTAACGGAGTCTAGTAATTCTTCTTTGGAAACTTCCAAGCAATAAGAGATAGGAGAAAAAATTTCTCTCACAGTCGCATAAAGTTCCGGATCTCCGAAATAACCCAAGGCTCCTTTTTCGACAAGAATAGGCAGATTCGGCATGATTCTTACGATACTGGAACCCTTGGGGGAAGAATTGCGCAACGTACCGGTATCGATTCCAGCGGCAACGGAAAGGATTTTCTTAGGTGAACCGAGAGATTTTAAGGTTTTAGAAACATCTCCCGGTTTTACCGAAAGGAGCAGTAGTTCCGATTTTTTTTGAAACTCTTCCCAATCCTTCTCCAGCAGAATCCCTTGCGCTTTCTCAGCGGGAAGAAACGGATCGAAGCCGAGTACGTTTTTTTTTCTATTTTTCAGCGAACGATAAATCGCTCCACCCATGTTTCCGCAACCGATGATCCCGATAGTTTCTTGGCTCATGATCTCTCTCCGAATATTGCGCTTCCGATTCTGATGTAATCGCTGCCTTCCGACACTGCGATTTTATAATCCCCGGACATTCCCATAGAAAGTTTGGCCTCGGGAAAATAATCCTTACGAATTTGACCCAATTCATGAAAAACCTTTCGAGTCATTTCTTCTTCGCCGGAACTGGGTCCCATCGTCATCAATCCTTCAATCCTGCAAAATTCGGAGGAAAAAGAAGATCGACTACCGAGAAATTCCAGCAATTGCGAGCGGGAAAAACCGGATTTGGATGTTTCTTCCGTAAGGTTCGCTTGCAGGAAGATTCCCATTCTCCATCTATCTTTTTCCAGTCGTTTTCTCAATTCTTCCAGAGCGGCGACGGAACCGACTCCATGGGCGTACGAATAGAATCCCGCGTATTTTCGTAACGTTCCTGACTGCAGCGGTCCGATATGATGGAGAATAAAGTCCACTCCGGCGGTTCCTAAATCTGCGAATTTATCCCAACCTTCTTGCACTCGATTTTCTCCGAAATGCAGACAGCCTCCCGAAATCGCCTGAACCACTTTTTCCTTGGGTTGGAATTTAGAGACTGCGATGATCGTCGCGGGATTTTCGGGCCGAATCGATTCGATTTCGGATCGCAGTGATAAATATCGTTCTAAAACTCCCAAGACTCAGGTCCTGCAATGCTATTCTTCCTTGGATTTCTTTTTTAGAGTGGAGATTTCCTTTTCCAATCGTTCGACTCTTTTTTCCAAGGGAAGATTCTTTTTTGTGCGAACCACTTTATCGGATTTCACGCCTAGTTTCTTTTCCAGTCTATGAACTCTCTTTTCCAGAGAATGCAAGCGAGTTTGTATTTTACCTGAATGCGCCTTCTTCTTTTTATGCGAATGCTTTCTATGTTTGCGGACGATTCCTGCCGATTTTTTAAGGACTTCTTCTTGGCCGCCCTTAAATTCCGTAGGACGTTTGGATTTAGGTAAAGGTTGATTTACTTCCGGATACTCTTCCATACCGGATTCCCGTTTACGTACCGACTCATCGGGACGATCCAACCCTTTCGATTTTCCTTTTTCGGGTCCCAAACCGGGTACATCATACTCCGTTTTCGGAAGAGATTTAGGACTTTCATTTTGGATCTCTTTGGGAGGAGGGAATTCCGAATCGAAATTCTGAGTCGTAGGCGGGAGCTCCTTACTTTGTGGGACCTCATCCAAGCCGATGATCACTCTTTCATTCGGAGCCTGTTCGTTCGAGGACGCTTGCTGGTTTTTTATCCATACGGATATTTTATCCCGCTGGAAGATTACGTAAACGATCAAGCATCCTAGCAACAGGATTAGTAATCCACCTAGAAGAGTTTTCAGAATATCCCGGTTCATACGTTTTCCTTTCTACAATATCGGCCTAATAAGGCCGCAAACGGGTAAAAAACCCCGGTTTACCTCAGGGGAAACCCTAATTCTTCCGAAAGGACTAGGGTGACCCGGCGCGCATTATTCTTCGGACTATCCATTTTATCGATAGGTTTTATTCCGGCAAACTCCTCCTGGGCTCCGCCTATCACCCGAGATCAAGACGAGGCGAGTCGAGTTCTGCAACTTGAAAAAGTGCTGGGAGATTGGAAACACTACAACCTTTTTCTAGTGGATGCATTCGAAGGAGCAAGACCTTGGGAAATATACCGGGGTATTTCGTTTATCAACAGAATCGAATTCACGTCGCAAATTCCCTCCTCACAGGCTTTTCTAAAAGAAAAAGAACTCTATAAGGAATCCACTTCGGAAGAGTACCGATCCATG
Encoded here:
- a CDS encoding YggS family pyridoxal phosphate-dependent enzyme, whose translation is MGVLERYLSLRSEIESIRPENPATIIAVSKFQPKEKVVQAISGGCLHFGENRVQEGWDKFADLGTAGVDFILHHIGPLQSGTLRKYAGFYSYAHGVGSVAALEELRKRLEKDRWRMGIFLQANLTEETSKSGFSRSQLLEFLGSRSSFSSEFCRIEGLMTMGPSSGEEEMTRKVFHELGQIRKDYFPEAKLSMGMSGDYKIAVSEGSDYIRIGSAIFGERS
- the proC gene encoding pyrroline-5-carboxylate reductase, encoding MRREIMSQETIGIIGCGNMGGAIYRSLKNRKKNVLGFDPFLPAEKAQGILLEKDWEEFQKKSELLLLSVKPGDVSKTLKSLGSPKKILSVAAGIDTGTLRNSSPKGSSIVRIMPNLPILVEKGALGYFGDPELYATVREIFSPISYCLEVSKEELLDSVTGLSGSGPAYVFRFIQSLAEGGVASGLTYSQSLELSIHTVLGAASLLMEERGKDPDLHPEELKNRVTSPGGTTIAGLEELEKNKFAYSILAAVKRATERSKELGKS
- a CDS encoding sensor domain-containing diguanylate cyclase, which translates into the protein MIGKDNDPLMIEYYEKKIYDQKQLIEISKALNSTLDYKYLIDAILNICLAQLQTLSAAIFLAPEADSNYFELEPSFKGFDLNEDDVSFRIKTDAPLVTFLETKLKAMTPDQVEEAMGLSPELQFLRKIGGDLIIPLNAKGKVNGLLLLGEKITLGEWMEEDREFLTTLSTLAGIAVENSRLYELATVDMMTGLKVHHYFQTKLKEEMERSRKKRTGLALLFTDVDNFKKFNDTHGHQAGDEVLIAVAKRLIESAGKHDIAARYGGEEFCLVMPGADLKRGFEMGERIRKAVEASAIPNPNGGPDFKVTLSIGVSEFWISDRNNKDLIERADKALYEAKHSGKNRTIIQQSLNSN